The sequence below is a genomic window from Armatimonadota bacterium.
TCCCTTTTGGAATTGCTTGTAGTACTCAGCTTCTTTCGCACTATAGGAGTTTTTGGTGCGATAGACATACCAGGCAAATGCGCCCACAAGACATGCCGTAATGGCTCCAATTCTGGCTAGCGACTGTCTCTTCATGGATAAAACCTGAGATGAAATTATACAGACTATTTGGATTAGGCATGCTTTGCGAATTTTTGCCTGCGGAGTGGAATTCTAGCATTAGGTTTAGCTGATCCACTGTAAACTGTACGGAGATCATGACTGCCGCTCTTGCTTTTTTCATCGTTGTCGGTCAGGCGAAAGGAAAGCCAAAGACTCCGCCCGCAAAACCCAAGACGTCGGTGACGCAGAAGAAGAAGGCTACCGCCCCGAAGACTTCCTCGACGAAGGTTTCGACGACCAAGAAGACCACTGCGGCTCCGGCCAAGGTGGCCGCGCCATCGAACAAGATCGTTTTGGGGTCGGATGTGGATACGATTGCGCGGGTACGGCCTGGGCACTATGTCGCGGATCGCGATGTGCGGACGCTGCCGAAGTTGCATGATGTCTCGAACGATCAGTTGAACGTGTTTTCGGGCAAGGTTTACGTGATTCCGGCAGACGAAAAAGCGTCGCCGCAAATCTTCAACTTTGTCGGTGGTCGGCAGCGACTGTTCAATTCGGAGAAGGGGACGGTCGAGGTTGGGCAGTCGCTTTACGACTTCGTGCATTCGCAGGATGCGAAGTCGGATATCCGGGTGGCCGATCCAACGGCGGCAAATTTTGAGGTTTTGTTGCCGAAGGAAGCGAAGAAGCTGGACGGATTCTCAGGCACGATTACCTACTTCGTGCAGGACATGAAGCCGGAGCAGTCTTTGACGCTGACCTTGAAGTCTGGGAAGGTCGTCGGGTCTTCGCGTCCGCTGTCTTAGATGGCGCGGTGCGGCTAAGATACAATCGCCCCTTCAGGGCTCAAAATTGGTTTCAAGGAAACCGGTAGCCCGCGGCTCATTGGATGCGAGCAAATCTGAAAAGTGTCTCACCTGTGCTTTTTGGGCATGGGCTTTCTGCTGAGCACGAATCTCACTATGGATAGGAAGGGACAAAACGGCCAGGCAAAAAAAGACCCCGGCTGCGGCAAGCCGGGGCGAAGGAATGGTTAAGATAGGAGGTTAGTGCGACTTCTTGGGAGCGCTCGGAGCGGTCGTCGCCTTCTTGGCAGCCGGCTTAGTGGCAGTCTTTGCCATCGGCTTGGTTGAAGATTTCTTGGAAGTTGTCTTAGTGGTCGCCTTGTGAGCAGTCGCCTTGTGAGCGGTGGCCTTGGTGGACTTCGTCGACTTGGTCGTCTTCGTGGTCTTGCTGGACTTGGTCGTCGACTTGGTGGTCTTCGTCGTCTTGGTGGTTGCCTTCACGGCCGGCTTCTTGGCCGGAGTTTTCGTCGTGGAGGTCTTGGTGGAGCCCTGCGCGAAACTCATTGCCATGGCGGCGGCAAGGATCAAAGATGAGATTATTTTGGTACTCATGTTCGAATGGATATTACATTACCTTCGAGGCTTTAGTTCCAACAAATTTCGAAATTTTCAAAAAACTTTTGTCCTGGCAATGTGATCAGGTTCAAGAGCGGTTGGGACTGCCTTGAAAATGGCCTGGAAACGGGTACAACGATCTGTTGATTTTTGATTTCTCGACAGGTGGCGATCGATGAATGTTCGGGCTCTGGCGGCACCGGGCATTGGCGCAGTGAAAGATAACTGGCGGCCGATCGTACTGATTCAGATTTGCTTTGTCGTGTTCGTTGCCCTGTTCTACTCCTTACCCTCGCTCCAGTCCTTGCCGGATCGGATTTCTGATTTTCGAGCCGCTGTGACGAGACCGGTTTTTGTGATCGGATCGATTTGGCTCGTCAGCATTCTGGTTCCTGAGATCGCCAAGCGGCTGACCGGTCAAAAGCCGATTCCGCTAACCTGGAAAGACGTCGTTCTACGAATGGTGTACTTTGCGGTGGTGGGCATGGCGGTCGACTCGCTTTATAACTGGATGGATGTAGCCTACGGAGCGTCGAATGCGGCGCATGGGCTCAATTATTCGGCGGTGGTGAAGAAGATCTTGACGGACCAGTTCGTGTTCTCTCCGCTGGTTTCGATGCCGCTGGCGGCGCTGACGTTTTTATATCAGGACAGCGGATTTTCGGCTTCCTCTTCGATGGACCGCTTGCGGCGCGGTGAGTTCTGGAAACGATTTTTCCCGCTGCTGATGACTTGTTGGATGTACTTTGGGCCGGTGACGATCGCGATGTATTGCCTTCCGGTCGGACTAATTTTTCCCGTGGCAATGACTGCCAACGCGGCGTGGGGCATTATTGTGGTGGCAGTGGGAACACATGGGGGCGATGTGCCGGAGGGAGGAGTGACATGAGGGGAACGCTACTGAATACGGCGACGGTGACAGTGGGCTCGCTGATCGGGCTTGCGATTGGGAAGTTTATTCCGGCCGATGCGCAGGGAATTGCGCTGAACGGGTTGGGGCTTGTGGTGGTGGGCATCGGCGTCAAGATGTTTTTGGGTTCGAAGAACACGCTGATCGTGGCGGGCTCCATCGCGCTAGGCGGCATTTTGGGTTACTTGCTCCACATTCAGACCGGGTTGGACCAATTGGCAATTTGGGTAAAGACCTCGGTTGGTGGCGGCGGTCGGTTTAGCGAGGGTCTGGTGGCGGCGGTGGTGCTATTCTGCGTGGGACCGATGACCATCTTGGGATGCTTGCAGGATGGGCTGGAAGGGAAGAGCGAACTGCTTGCGCTGAAGTCGACGATGGACGGGGTGGCGGCGCTGTTCTTTACGGTCGCCTACGGCGTTGGCGTGCTGTTTTCGGCGGCGTTCGTGCTGATCATCCAAGGCGCTTTGACGCTGGCGGCCAAGCCGCTGTCGTTTTTGCGCGAGGATTCGGAGCTCTTGGCCGAGTTTGAGGGGACAGGCGGGCCGATTATGATTGCGATTGCTCTGTCGCTATTGGATGTGAAACGGCTTCCGACGGCAAACTATCTTCCGGCGCTGTTGCTTGCGCCTCTGACGGTGCTGGCTGTCCGCCGTCTTTCTTCTCGTCGTGCGGGTGCCGAGTCCATGAAATCAGAAGCATAACCATCGCGACGGTGATGCAGGAGTCGGCGACATTGAAGACGGGGAAGTCGTTCATCCGTCCGTGCGTGATGTTGGCCAGGCGAACCAG
It includes:
- a CDS encoding DUF554 family protein, which produces MRGTLLNTATVTVGSLIGLAIGKFIPADAQGIALNGLGLVVVGIGVKMFLGSKNTLIVAGSIALGGILGYLLHIQTGLDQLAIWVKTSVGGGGRFSEGLVAAVVLFCVGPMTILGCLQDGLEGKSELLALKSTMDGVAALFFTVAYGVGVLFSAAFVLIIQGALTLAAKPLSFLREDSELLAEFEGTGGPIMIAIALSLLDVKRLPTANYLPALLLAPLTVLAVRRLSSRRAGAESMKSEA